Proteins from one Gimesia maris genomic window:
- a CDS encoding FG-GAP-like repeat-containing protein produces MILLTVGLTTYFSGMLEQEPDAIFQRASYAFRMGKNEEAKQLVNQLLDTPSHQVPAAMLGAEIAVKERKPVEVIWYYEHVPDNGSRESLKARTRSGELYLFQLKQLSKAQDEFLRAQKSFPDDSHLLERLSYLYGLTARSWEAVPVRIKLLKQDRINPLILYLLAMSDRSLENPQLISEYSEVAPEDPLVQLVEARQEMDRQEYAAAEVRLVKLVSAQPELSQAQVLLGQILLLNNEENLFRKWQGSLSDHVRQHPDIWSIEGQWYQKQGKTDLAIRCFAETLKRDSTNSTACYQLGQLLKQAGNQNAERLLEYAKKLQKYEGLVKVVYGDRDLQVAPQMVALAKELGLFWEAYGWSRASLLIDPQLEWAQITMRDLEPELTGLELTRMIAGRNPVAQLALPIQKSVSGERMTEPTIRRDEEDVISSISFEEVSEVAGVSFQYFNGHDWPGTDHKMYEFTGGGVGVLDFNADGWPDLYLTQGATWPANEQQKQYYDRLFENQGDGTFRDVTGSTGIFENRFSQGVTIGDLNNDGFDDIYVGNIGFNRLYLNNGDGTYTESDQAKGAEDDWTTSCLIADLNGDGGPEIYAVNYLTGDDIFDRVCQTVDGSLRSCMPLNFPAAQDQLFENMNNGQFENITSSSGIQVAEGKGLGIVAADLKGKGFPDLFIANDAVANFFMVNQGTGKTTFQEEALLSGLAFNAQGRTEACMGVAAGDADTDGLLDIYVTNYFRETNTLYRQLSPDSFIDGTQRANMADTTLYQLGFGTQFLDADLDGLLDLLIVNGHVENLSADAVPWQMKPLLMLNRGKGIFQELQIPESGPFFQQKRLGRGLARLDWNRDGLEEAVVGSLDQPVALLKNTTKSHGHRLVVTLTGTKSSRDAIGTTVRLKRNGQTLVRQLTAGDGYQARNQRDLVFGTGTITTDVQLEVSWPSGLKQVFEGIAVDQEIQLIEGQAAPSVKRIYE; encoded by the coding sequence GTGATACTTCTGACTGTGGGATTGACTACCTATTTTTCAGGAATGCTGGAGCAGGAACCAGACGCGATCTTTCAACGGGCATCTTATGCATTCCGCATGGGTAAAAATGAAGAAGCGAAACAGCTTGTGAATCAGTTGCTCGATACTCCTTCACACCAGGTTCCGGCAGCCATGCTGGGGGCTGAGATCGCGGTCAAAGAACGTAAGCCGGTTGAGGTCATTTGGTATTATGAGCATGTCCCCGATAATGGCAGTCGTGAGTCATTAAAAGCCAGAACCCGTTCCGGCGAACTCTATCTGTTTCAGCTGAAACAGCTGTCAAAAGCACAGGATGAATTTTTACGAGCGCAGAAGTCGTTTCCCGATGATTCACACCTTCTTGAGCGGTTATCTTACCTGTATGGACTGACCGCGCGTTCCTGGGAAGCGGTTCCAGTCAGGATCAAACTGCTTAAACAGGACCGTATTAATCCCCTGATTCTCTATCTGCTGGCAATGAGTGACCGGTCTCTGGAAAATCCACAGCTGATTTCTGAGTATTCAGAAGTGGCACCGGAAGATCCACTGGTTCAACTTGTTGAAGCACGGCAGGAAATGGACCGGCAGGAATATGCCGCCGCGGAAGTACGATTGGTGAAACTGGTTTCGGCTCAACCCGAACTGAGTCAGGCGCAGGTATTACTGGGGCAAATTCTGTTACTGAACAATGAAGAAAATCTCTTCAGGAAATGGCAGGGTTCCCTGTCAGATCATGTTCGCCAACATCCCGATATCTGGAGTATCGAAGGACAATGGTATCAGAAACAGGGGAAAACGGACTTAGCCATTCGTTGTTTTGCAGAAACGCTCAAACGGGATTCAACGAATTCGACAGCCTGCTATCAACTGGGACAACTGTTGAAACAGGCGGGAAATCAGAATGCGGAGAGACTGCTGGAGTACGCGAAGAAACTGCAGAAGTATGAAGGGCTCGTCAAAGTGGTCTATGGTGATAGAGATCTTCAGGTTGCGCCGCAGATGGTCGCGCTGGCAAAAGAGCTGGGCTTGTTCTGGGAAGCGTATGGCTGGAGTCGGGCTTCACTGCTGATCGACCCTCAACTGGAGTGGGCTCAGATAACGATGCGTGATCTTGAACCTGAACTGACCGGCTTGGAACTGACCAGAATGATTGCAGGCAGGAATCCTGTCGCGCAGTTAGCGCTCCCCATACAGAAGTCGGTTTCAGGGGAAAGAATGACAGAGCCAACAATTCGGCGCGATGAGGAGGATGTGATCTCTTCCATCTCGTTTGAGGAAGTTTCTGAAGTGGCGGGGGTTTCCTTTCAGTATTTTAATGGCCATGATTGGCCTGGTACTGATCATAAAATGTATGAATTCACCGGCGGGGGAGTTGGCGTCCTGGATTTTAATGCGGATGGCTGGCCTGATCTCTATCTGACACAGGGAGCCACTTGGCCTGCGAATGAACAGCAGAAGCAATATTATGATCGTCTGTTTGAAAATCAGGGAGATGGAACATTTCGTGACGTAACTGGTTCAACGGGAATTTTTGAAAACCGATTCAGTCAGGGCGTTACGATCGGAGATCTGAATAATGATGGTTTTGATGATATCTATGTGGGTAACATCGGTTTCAATCGACTGTATCTGAATAATGGAGACGGAACTTATACAGAATCAGATCAGGCGAAAGGGGCAGAGGACGACTGGACAACCAGTTGTCTGATTGCTGATTTGAACGGCGATGGCGGACCGGAGATTTACGCTGTCAATTATCTCACCGGAGATGATATTTTTGATCGCGTCTGTCAAACTGTTGATGGATCATTGAGGTCCTGTATGCCTTTGAACTTTCCCGCGGCACAGGATCAGTTATTCGAGAATATGAATAACGGTCAGTTTGAAAATATTACTTCATCTTCTGGTATCCAGGTCGCTGAGGGAAAAGGGCTGGGAATTGTTGCAGCGGATCTGAAGGGGAAGGGGTTTCCTGATCTGTTTATCGCCAATGATGCGGTTGCTAATTTTTTTATGGTGAACCAGGGAACGGGAAAGACAACATTCCAGGAAGAGGCACTGTTGTCAGGACTGGCTTTCAACGCGCAAGGGCGAACAGAAGCCTGTATGGGGGTTGCAGCGGGTGACGCTGATACAGATGGTCTGCTCGATATTTATGTGACTAACTATTTCCGGGAAACAAATACGTTATACCGACAGCTTTCTCCTGATTCGTTTATTGATGGAACGCAGCGGGCGAATATGGCCGATACGACCCTCTATCAACTTGGATTTGGAACACAGTTTCTGGATGCGGACCTGGATGGTCTGCTGGATCTACTGATTGTCAATGGGCATGTCGAAAATCTGTCTGCCGACGCGGTTCCCTGGCAAATGAAGCCCCTGTTGATGTTGAATCGGGGGAAAGGAATATTTCAGGAATTGCAGATACCTGAATCAGGGCCATTTTTTCAACAGAAGAGGTTGGGAAGAGGGCTGGCTCGACTCGACTGGAATCGAGATGGCCTGGAAGAGGCGGTAGTGGGCAGTCTGGATCAGCCAGTAGCTCTGCTTAAAAATACGACAAAATCACACGGTCATCGGCTTGTCGTTACTCTGACGGGGACCAAATCCAGCCGCGATGCCATTGGCACAACAGTGCGATTGAAAAGAAATGGGCAGACACTCGTGCGTCAATTGACAGCCGGCGACGGGTATCAGGCGCGGAATCAACGTGATCTGGTTTTTGGAACTGGCACGATCACGACTGATGTGCAGCTCGAAGTAAGCTGGCCTTCAGGTCTGAAGCAGGTTTTCGAAGGGATCGCCGTTGATCAGGAGATTCAACTGATCGAAGGGCAGGCAGCACCATCTGTCAAACGAATCTACGAATGA
- a CDS encoding M20/M25/M40 family metallo-hydrolase: MSDWNIKSAINIIGYRACLFTLVSLSLFSNSDSSLVYGETPASPVKPEVKAQSEPDSTSGKRMLDAIKYLASDELEGRGVDTQGINQAADFIAREFQQAGLNVKVIEEGAFQKFTINTGSKLGPVNQLELTGPDGKTIPLKYDHDFRACSFGGSGKFDAELVFCGYGIDADDLKYNDYADVDVKDKVVIIMRRTPQQGDKKSPFAGAHGISRYAALRYKVSTAFGKGAKAILFVNDYYSTEENKKEAKELEQDAVEELITATDNWSKANEKKQEEAERELKKALHDIQQARQVLKDAKFDKLMEFGYAGSGDGRSIPIAHISIDACNQLFKAAGKPLLKELEKNIDQDLKPESFALTDWKAKGEISVEQIRTEIKNVIGVLEGKGPHADETIVIGAHYDHVGYGGEGSLAPGSTDVHNGADDNASGTVALIELARKLAARKTPLPRRIVFIAFTGEERGLIGSAHYVKNPVFDIKNTVAMLNMDMVGRLTDDKLTVFGTGTAPRWEKLVKETAKTYDLKLSLKPEGFGPSDHSSFYGKQIPVLHLFTGTHSDYHRPSDDWDKINIPGMQRVVGFLEEIAIATAENPKRPEYVKIERPAATMRSGNRPYFGSIPDFGGEGPGYHISGASPGSPADKAGLKAGDTIVKMGKTKIDGLDDFDLALRMFSPGEEVEVTVLREGKRVKLTVKLGKPK; this comes from the coding sequence ATGTCTGACTGGAATATTAAATCTGCAATTAATATCATTGGTTACAGAGCCTGTTTATTCACACTGGTCAGTTTGAGCCTGTTTTCCAACTCAGACTCTTCTCTCGTATACGGTGAAACTCCTGCAAGCCCCGTCAAACCCGAGGTCAAAGCCCAATCAGAACCCGATTCTACCAGTGGAAAACGTATGCTGGATGCGATCAAATACCTGGCATCTGACGAGCTGGAGGGACGCGGTGTCGATACACAAGGCATTAACCAGGCTGCAGATTTTATCGCCAGAGAGTTTCAACAGGCCGGTTTGAATGTAAAGGTCATCGAAGAGGGTGCGTTCCAGAAATTCACGATCAATACCGGTAGTAAACTGGGACCGGTGAACCAGCTGGAACTGACGGGCCCGGACGGAAAAACGATTCCCCTGAAATACGACCATGATTTTCGCGCCTGCTCTTTTGGAGGCTCGGGAAAATTCGATGCGGAACTGGTATTCTGCGGTTATGGCATTGATGCTGACGATCTGAAATACAATGATTACGCTGATGTGGACGTCAAAGACAAAGTCGTGATCATCATGCGGCGGACGCCTCAACAGGGAGATAAAAAAAGCCCGTTTGCCGGCGCCCATGGAATCTCCCGTTATGCTGCCCTGCGGTATAAGGTCAGCACGGCTTTCGGTAAAGGAGCCAAAGCGATTCTGTTCGTGAATGACTACTATTCTACCGAGGAAAATAAAAAGGAAGCGAAAGAACTGGAACAGGATGCCGTCGAAGAACTGATTACAGCGACAGATAACTGGTCAAAAGCGAACGAAAAAAAACAGGAAGAAGCAGAACGCGAACTCAAAAAAGCACTCCATGATATTCAACAGGCGCGCCAGGTTTTAAAAGATGCAAAGTTCGATAAGCTGATGGAGTTCGGTTACGCCGGCAGTGGTGATGGTCGCTCTATACCGATCGCGCATATTTCCATAGATGCCTGTAACCAGCTGTTCAAAGCCGCCGGAAAGCCCCTGCTGAAGGAACTGGAAAAGAACATTGATCAAGATCTGAAACCGGAAAGTTTCGCCCTGACAGACTGGAAAGCCAAAGGTGAAATCTCTGTCGAACAGATACGTACGGAAATCAAAAATGTGATTGGCGTGCTCGAAGGAAAAGGCCCGCATGCTGATGAAACAATCGTGATTGGAGCCCACTACGATCACGTGGGATATGGAGGCGAAGGCTCACTGGCCCCCGGTTCGACAGACGTCCATAACGGAGCAGATGACAATGCCTCCGGAACCGTCGCGCTCATTGAACTGGCACGTAAACTGGCAGCCCGTAAAACACCACTGCCGCGTCGAATCGTCTTTATTGCATTTACCGGCGAAGAGCGAGGGCTGATTGGTTCCGCGCATTATGTCAAAAACCCTGTGTTTGATATCAAGAATACCGTTGCCATGTTGAATATGGATATGGTCGGGCGACTGACCGATGATAAACTCACGGTCTTCGGTACGGGAACGGCTCCCCGCTGGGAAAAACTGGTTAAGGAAACAGCAAAAACATACGATTTGAAGCTCTCACTCAAACCAGAGGGTTTTGGTCCCAGTGATCACAGTTCCTTCTACGGTAAGCAAATCCCCGTGCTCCACCTGTTTACCGGCACTCACAGCGACTATCATCGACCTTCCGATGACTGGGACAAAATCAACATCCCCGGCATGCAGCGAGTGGTCGGTTTCCTGGAGGAGATCGCCATAGCGACTGCCGAAAACCCGAAACGTCCTGAGTATGTGAAAATCGAACGCCCTGCTGCGACGATGCGCTCTGGCAATCGTCCTTATTTTGGCAGTATTCCTGATTTTGGGGGCGAAGGTCCCGGCTATCATATTTCCGGTGCTTCTCCCGGAAGCCCTGCTGATAAAGCGGGTCTGAAAGCCGGTGACACGATCGTCAAAATGGGAAAAACAAAAATCGACGGACTGGATGACTTCGATCTGGCACTGCGTATGTTCTCCCCAGGAGAGGAGGTAGAAGTGACAGTCCTACGTGAGGGAAAACGGGTCAAACTGACTGTTAAACTGGGAAAACCCAAATAA
- a CDS encoding DUF481 domain-containing protein, protein MCLWGLTGIVYSAEDSEVETLYLKSGEYFSGESIGFEDGNILFRLPDGQVHSILLENVDRLEYQEAGTQSGKDDQLLISNDNAELPPLPSMINQVPVPEPLGVAPDLDEGVDEESAFGQITEYSDQCWEYVEIWTKRFELGGSYLAGNTDRSYVTTGLNLEKSDNNNLFEFEIGGRWGQSNGVRDANRWYGNATLDIARSTNWIVFFTNKNTYDEFENLDWRGTISSGLGYRFINEDDRRLIVRIGPGGTREIYNSPTLKRTTFDIFAELEFKYPLSDHIKLEHKQTWTPSVDIARILRVTTETGLLFKLDNQDRWNLRVGLLQIYNSFPNAGRKKSDYTGSVSLVYTRK, encoded by the coding sequence GTGTGTCTGTGGGGGTTGACGGGCATTGTGTATTCGGCTGAAGACAGCGAAGTGGAAACACTTTATCTGAAGAGTGGCGAGTATTTTTCAGGTGAAAGCATAGGTTTTGAGGATGGAAACATTTTGTTCCGGCTGCCGGACGGACAAGTGCACTCCATTCTGCTCGAGAACGTCGATCGTCTGGAATACCAGGAGGCCGGTACCCAGTCAGGTAAGGATGATCAACTCCTGATCAGTAATGACAATGCAGAACTACCACCATTACCCTCAATGATCAATCAGGTTCCTGTACCTGAGCCATTGGGAGTGGCCCCCGATCTGGATGAGGGGGTGGATGAAGAATCGGCTTTCGGTCAAATCACAGAATACTCCGATCAATGCTGGGAGTATGTCGAAATCTGGACAAAACGATTCGAACTGGGGGGGTCATATCTGGCGGGGAATACCGATCGTAGTTATGTCACAACTGGACTGAACCTCGAAAAATCTGACAATAATAACTTGTTTGAATTTGAAATTGGTGGTCGCTGGGGGCAATCGAATGGAGTTCGGGATGCCAATCGCTGGTATGGAAATGCCACTTTAGATATCGCACGCTCGACTAACTGGATCGTCTTCTTCACGAATAAAAATACATACGATGAATTCGAAAATCTGGACTGGCGCGGCACGATTTCATCTGGTCTGGGATATCGGTTTATTAACGAAGATGATCGACGACTGATTGTGCGTATCGGTCCTGGTGGAACGCGCGAAATTTATAACAGCCCCACCTTAAAACGAACCACGTTCGATATATTTGCAGAGCTTGAGTTCAAGTATCCACTTTCCGATCACATCAAGCTGGAACATAAGCAGACCTGGACTCCCAGTGTAGATATCGCACGGATTTTACGTGTCACTACCGAAACCGGTCTGTTGTTCAAACTGGATAATCAGGATCGCTGGAATCTGCGAGTGGGGCTGCTGCAGATTTATAACTCGTTTCCCAACGCCGGACGCAAAAAAAGCGACTATACGGGAAGTGTCTCACTGGTTTATACGCGCAAATAA